The genomic DNA GAGTAACCCTCTGGTCTGTTACTGTCACGGTGAGTAACCCGCTGGTATGTTACTGTCACGGTGAGTAACCCGCTGGTCTGTTACTGTCACGGTGAGGAACCCGCTGGTCTGTTACTGTCACGGTGAGGAACCCGCTGGTCTGTTACTGTCACGGTGAGTAACCCCCTGGTATGTTACTGTCACGGTGAGTAACCCTCTGGTCTGTTACTGTCACGGTGAGTAACCCCCTGGTATGTTACTGTCACGATGAGTAACCAGCTGGTCTGTTACTGTAGCAGTGAGTAACCCCCTGGTATGTTACTGTCACGGTGAGTAACCCCCTGGTATGTTACTGTCACGGTGAGTAACCCCCTGGTCTGTTACTGTCACGGTGAGTAACACGCTGGTCTGTTACTGTCACGGTGAGTAACCCCCTGGTATGTTACTGTCACGGTGAGTAACCCCCTGGTATGTTACTGTCACGGTGAGTAACCAGCTGGTCTGTTACTGTAGCAGTGAGTAACCCCCTGGTATGTTACTGTCACGGTGAGTAACCCCCTGGTCTGTTACTGTCACGGTGAGTAACACGCTGGCCCGTTACTGTCTGTCGCAGTGAGTAACGTATTATAAGCACATCATTAGCACCTTATATGTTAATAGATGCTTACAAGCATGATTATTATACAGCCAGTAACACCAAACTTGAAGTGAATGTTTTGGTGTTTATTTGTTCATGTACTGTAATATGGTGTAAAGTCAAGGGCATGGTTTGAGCAATTCAGTCGTTCTGTTTCACAACCGTTTCCAATTAGTGTAAAGTGCAATGGCTATctgtctccggacttgaaccccattgaaaacctgtggtttggaTTGAAGAGGTACAGACTAAGGATATCAAGgttctggaaagattctgtatggtgGAATGGTCCAAGATCTCTCCGAATGTGTTCTCCAACcttaaacattttagaaaaaggctcagtttTGTAATTCTTGCAAGGGGAGGTATAGTTTATatgttaaacaaaatatttttctaTGATCAATTGTATTAATAAATATAATTCCCAAGGTTTTTTGCAAACAATATAGCTgagtattttaattatttattttgtattgtgATTTTTGCTCATTTTTATCAAGGCTGTCAATAATTTCCGACCCaactatatattttaaatatatcaTTTTTGATACATGGTATGCAGTGTCTTTGTCAATAATACATCAAAGTGAAACCGAatacagacgacacagacagaatAACTCAATAAGAATATTGAACACACGTCTTTATTtgaaactttttacccctttttctccccaacttcatggtatccaattggtagttagtctttcccatcgctgcaactccgatacggactcaggagagacaAAGGTCAAGAGTCATGCGTGCGCCAAAACACGAAACtgacaagccgcactgcttcttgacacactgctcgcttaacccggaagccagccgcaccaatgtgtcggaggaaacaccgtacacctggtgaccgatGTCAGCGTACATGCGCCCGGGCCCGCCACGAGTTGCTAGGGCTTGATggggacatcccggccggccaaaccctcccctaacccggatgacgctgggccaattgtgcgccgcctcatgggtctaccgatcgcggccggctgcgacacagcctgggatcgaacccgggtctgtagtgacgcctctagcactgcgatgcagtgccttaagacagctgcgccactcgggaggccaaacACATTTCTGACACTTGTCAGATGTGCCAATCTCTCAGAAAACCCAAAACAACTGTCTAGGTGGATAGTGTTAACAAGGGTGAACAGTTCCAGTTGTCTAGGCGGTGACCGTATGCCTCGCTCTGTCTTCCCGTACCGAACCACAGAGCATGCAGATGGACTGTGCCACTGTCTGACAGAGGTGTGTCCGATGCTGAAGCCTCAGACCCAGGGCCTGGCCCGCGACGCCTGGGAGATATCCCGGGAGTCCCTCCACCTCGACCTCAAACTGGGCCAGGGCTGCTTCGGAGAGGTCTGGatgggtaagacacacacacacacgctgtttTTTGAAGTATAGATGAATAATAAATAGTATTTTAACAGACACCTTTATTCCAACTTCATGTATTTCAACTATAACTTCATATAAGGACTGTGTAGTTAGTTGTGGCAGAAACGTAGGTCTGTTCCATGGGCTGTCCTGTGTACTCCTTTAGCTTCGTTGGCTAGGTACTCTGGGTACTCTGACCCATGGCTACTGTGTTTCTAAAGGGACATGGAATGGTACAACGCGGGTGGCCATCAAGACCCTGAAGACGGGTACCATGTCCCCAGAGGCCTTCCTCCAGGAAGCCCAGGTCATGAAGAAGCTGAGACACGAGAAACTGGTGCAGCTCTACGCCGTGGTGTCTGAGGAACCCATCTACATCGTCACCGAGTACATGAGCCAAGGTAACAGTAGagcaatcatcatcatcatcatcatcactgacTACATGGGCTGTGGTCCAGGCTGGTATTCACGTGTgtatgcgcacgcacacacacacacacacacacacacacacacacacacacacacacacacacacacacacacacacacacacacacacacacacacacacacgttgttcTTGTGTTCCCTTtctcctgccttctctctctttctctcagtatTCTGATAACACTGTCGCTCCCATAGGTAGCCTGTTGGACTTCCTGAAAGGTGACACGGGCAAGCTGCTACGTCTACCCCAGTTAGTGGATATGGCATCTCAGGTGGGACAAACGCTACAATGTTCAATACCTTTTGGCATAATGGTCTTATTTCAGTTGATTTTAAGTTTTTCTCCTCTTTTGTTCATTTTTACTCCgaattttctttctctctctcgctgtgtctctctctctcgctgtgtctctctctctcgctgtgtctctctctctctcgctgtgtctctctctctctcgctgtgtctctctctctctcgctgtgtctctctctcttgctgtgtctctctctctctcgatgtgactctctctctctccgtgtctctctctctccgtctctctctctctccccgtgtctctctctctccccgtgtctctctctctctccgtgtctctgtgtgtgtatagattGCAGCAGGGATGGCATACGTAGAGAGAATGAACTACGTCCACAGAGACCTCCGGGCTGCCAACATCCTGGTCGGGGACAACCTGGCATGTAAAGTGGCCGACTTCGGCTTGGCCCGCCTCATAGAGGACAACGAGTACACTGCTAGACAGGGTAAGGCTTCAGTCAACGAGTACACTGCTAGACAGGGTAAGGCTTCAGTCAACGAGTACACTGCTAGACAGGGTAAGGCTTCAGTCAATGAGTACACTGCTAGACAGGGTAAGGCTTCAGTACACTGCTAGACAGGGTAAGGCTTCAGTACACTGGCAGACAGGGTAAGGCTTCAGTACACTGACAGACAGGGTAAGGCTTCAGTCAAGGCCAAATCTGTAGTTGTGTGTCCTAAACCTGGTCTTGGAGGACCCCTATTATCCTGGTCTTGGAGGACCCCTGTTTATCCTGGTCTTGGAGGACCCCTGTTTATCCTGGTCTTGGAGGACCCCTGTTTATCCTGGTCTTGGAGGACCCCTGTTTATCCTGTTTTTCTTTCCAACTGGTCTCGGTGTGTAAAGTGGACAACTTTAGCCTGCCGCCCCCTCCTCATAGAAGATCATGTGTACATCGCCAGACAGGGTTCTGCTCCGGTCTGGGTCCAATATCTCTGTGTAATGTATGTCCTAAGCCTGTTTTTGGAGGACCCCTGCTTCACCTGGTCTCTTGATTACTTGTGTTTATTGTTTTTAAAGTTGTTAGATGCAGACTTTGTGACTTCAGGGATTGTAATAAAGGGGCTAAATAACTTCAGGAAAATGTACTAATTCTGACTCTGTGAAAGGTCAAGTTTTCCATTTGGCAGACTAGAGAGGCTCAACTCTAGCCTTGTTTTTAGGAAAATAGGCTTGTATTGATGTATTCTAGTTAAAACAGTGACATTTTGGCTACCATGGTCTTTTATCAGAGTGTGTCATCAATCAGGGTTTTGTTTCCCCAGGTGCCAAGTTCCCCATTAAGTGGACCGCGCCAGAGGCTGCACTCTACGGACGCTTCACCATCAAGTCAGATGTCTGGTCATTCGGGGTCCTGCTCACTGAACTGGCCACTAAAGGCAGAGTCCCATATCCAGGTACCGGTGACTTTTCTTCATGAAAACATTAAGACAAGTAGTTACACACTCTGCTGACAATAGGTATAAAACACCAACGTGTTGACACACAATGCCTCTTCAGGTTTACATCGACGGTGTacttcaaatctaattttatttgtcacatacacatggtcagcagatgttaatgcgagtgtagcgaaatgcttgtgcttctagttccgacaatgcagtaataacccacgagtaatctaacctaacaatttcacaactactaccttatacacacacacacaagtgtaaagggataaagaatatgtacataaagatatatgaatgagtgatggtacagaacggcataggcaagatgcagtagatggtatagagtacagtatatacatatgagatgagtaatgtagggtatgtaaacataaagtggcatagtttaaagtggctaatgatacatgtattacataaagatgtcaagatgcagtagattatatacagtgccttgcgaaagtattcggcccccttgaactttgcgaccttttgccacatttcaggcttcaaacataaagatataaaactgtattttttgtgaagaatcaacaacaagtgggacacaatcatgaagtggaacgacatttattggatatttcaaacttttttaacaaatcaaaaactgaaaaattgggcgtacaaaattattcagcccccttaagttaatactttgtagcgccaccttttgctgcgattacagctgtaagtcgcttggggtatgtctctatcagttttgcacatcgagagactgaaattttttcccattcctccttgcaaaacagctcgagctcagtgagattggatggagagcatttgtgaacagcagttttcagttctttccacagattctcgattggattcaggtctggactttaacttggccattctaacacctggatatgtttatttttgaaccattccattgtagattttgctttatgttttggatcattgtcttgttggaagacaaatctccgtcccagtctcaggtcttttgcagactccatcaggttttcttccagaatggtcctgtatttggctccatccatcttcccatcaattttaaccatcttccctgtccctgctgaagaaaagcaggcccaaaccatgatgctgccaccaccatgtttgacagtggggatggtgtgttcagctgtgttgtttttacgccaaacataacgttttgcattgttgccaaaaagttcaattttggtttcatctgaccagagcaccttcttccacatgtttggtgtgtctcccaggtggcttgtggcaaactttaaacgacactttttatggatatctttaagaaatggctttcttcttgccactcttccctaaaggccagatttgtgcaatatacgactgattgctgtcctatggacagagtctcccacctcagctgtagatctctgcagttcatccagagtgatcatgggcctcttggctgcatctctgatcagtcttctccttgtatgagctgaaagtttagagggacggccaggtcttagtagatttgcagtggtcggatacaccttccatttcaatattatcgcttgcacagtgctccttgggatgtttaaagcttgggaaatctttttgtatccaaatccggctttaaacttcttcacaacagtatctcggacctgcctggtgtgttccttgttcttcatgatgctctctgcgcttttgacggacctctgagactatcacagtgcaggtgcatttatacggagacttgattacacacaggtggattgtatttatcatcattagtcatttaggtcaacattggatcattcagagatcctcactgaacttctggagagagtttgctgcactgaaagtaaaggggctgaataattttgcacgcccaatttttcagtttttgatttgttaaaaaagtttgaaatattcaataaatgtcgttccacttcatgattgtgtcccacttgttgttgattcttcacaaaaaaatacagttttatatctttatgtttgaagcctgaaatgtggcaaaaggtcgcaaagttcaagggggccgaatactttcgcaaggcactgtagagtacagtatatacatatgagataagtaatgtatACTTTGTTTACATATACAGTGTACTTTGTTTACATATACGGTATACTTtgattacatatacagtatactttgtttacatatacagtatactttgtttacatatacagtatactttGTTTACATATACAGTGTACTTTGACTAAACAGTCGTCCAAGATGAGGAGTTGCATATAATTGCACTTAGAAGGAAGTGAAGGGTTGGTCttttttctgtgtgtttatttttaatataaaTTAGAGGAGGGCTGTTGGATTGAATGCTATGTTATTTTCAGCTATTATTTGATTTCCTAGTGGAATCATGTGCAGTACAAAAGTTGAACAGGTTTTATAGAAAAACACTGTCGAacgtgtttctctctcttctctccctctatttctttatttatttatctgtccCTTCCATACACTGTCTTCAGGCATGGTGAACCGGGAGGTGTTGGATCAGGTGGAGCGTGGCTACCGGATGCCCTGCCCTGCTGAGTGCCCAGCCTCCATGCACGAGCTCATGCTCACCTGCTGGAGGAAGGACGCAGAGGAGCGGCCCACCTTCGAGTACCTGCAGGGCTTCCTGGAGGACTACTTCACCTCCACTGAGCCCCAGTACCAGCCTGGGGAGAACCTATAAGGCTCAGggacatcaccccccccccccccccgggcctTATGGATGGACTTTCCCACCCCCCTGCCCAATGCCCACCCATGTCGCTGCCCACCCTCACTGCACCCTGATCATGGGTCAGGTTTGTGTTATTTCCCCACTGTAATGGACTATGGTTAAGGTTGGTTTAGGAGTGGGAAGAAAAGaggagctgatcctagacctgttgTTATGAGTGACTTCTAACCTGGAGCTACAAAGACAGGTTTTGTGGGGACTGTCATAGTGGTTGAGGGTTGGACTGATGTGAAAggtgctgatcctagatctgtggagGAAAGATGGTAAGTGTCCTAAGGTGGAGTAGGGTGCAGTTGCCCCtggatgctgatcttgggtcagtttagcattttctcCACTAATGGTTAAGATCAGGGgaagggaagctgatcctagatctgtagctAGGACAAACTTCAACCCGAAGTATCCTAAGGAAGGACGGAGGATAGTGAGATGGAACATGGCCACTGTTTtgaccctccctctctgtcctcgtcCCTTTCTCATCAAAGGGTTTGCCCGGAATCCGTTCAAAGTtatcccaaagtgtgcacttgtgcACTACCTGTCAAGCATTGGATTAGTGTAAGCATTGGCTATACTAGAGGAAATCTCCCTCTTTGTTGAAATCCGCCCTCATTGTTGAAATCCTCAAGGGGgagtgtgcaagtgcacacttgCAAGTTTGGAGAAATTAGAAGCAGCCATAGCATCtgacctctccacctcctctcctcttgcaGAGCGCTGCCAACGTGGCACCGGTGCCGAAGGAACGTCCGtctgtttttcctctctctcgtgcataccaaatggctccctattccctacatacatgtagtgcactacttttgaccagagccctatgggaataggGTCAGAAATAGgaccctagggctcaggtcaaaaaattgtgcactatgtagggaatagggagccattagGGATGTAACTTCTGTgggtctgtctttctgtctccctttctttgtctatttcctcctctctctctccctttctttgtctatttcctcctctctctctccctttctttgtctatttcctcctctctctctctccctttctttgtctatttcctcctctctctctctctcccttcctttgtctatttcctcctctctctccctttctttgtctatttcctcctctctctctccctttctttgtctatttcctcctctctctccctttctttgtctatttcctcctctctctccctttctttgtctatttcctcctctctctccctttctttgtctatttcctcctctctctccctttctttgtctatttcctcctctctctctctccctttctttgtctatttcctcctctctctctctccctttctttgtctatttcctcatctctctccttttctttgtctatttcctcctcctctctctctctctccctttctttgtctatttcctcctcctctctctctctcaatttctttgtctatttcctcctcctctctctctctcaatttctttgtctatttcctcctcctctctctctctctccctttctttgtctatttccacctttctctctctccctttctttgtctatttcctcctctctctctccctttctttgtctatttcctcctcctctctctctctctctctctccctttctttgtctatttcctctctctctccctttctttgtctatttcctctctctctccctttctttgtctatttcctctctctctccctttctttgtctatttcctctctctctccctttctttgtctatttcctcctctctctctccctttctttgtctatttcttcctctctctctctctctccctttctttgtctatttcctctctctctccctttctttgtctatttcctcctctctctctccctttctttgtctatttcctcctctctctccctttctttgtctatttcctcctctctctccctttctttgtctatttcctcctctctctctccctttctttgtctatttcctcctctctctccctttctttgtctatttcctcctctctctctctctcccttcctttgtctatttcctcctctctctccctttctttgtctatttcctcctctctctctccctttctttgtctatttcctcctctctctctccctttctttgtctatttccatctctctctctccccttctttgtctatttcctcctctctctctccctttctttgtctatttccatctctctctctccccttcttcttctatttcctcctctctctccagtattCTCTAGTGCTGCTTCTTCCAGGTCTTGTCTatttcctcatctctctcaatttctttgtctatttcctcctcctctctctctctctccctttctttgtctatttccacctttctctctctccctttctttgtctatttcctcctctctctctccctttctttgtctatttcctcctctctctctccccttctttgtctatttcctcctctctctctccccttcttcttctatttcctcctctctctccagtattCTCTAGTGCTGCTTCTTCCAGGTCTTGTCTatttcctcatctctctcaatttctttgtctatttcctcctcctctctctctctctccctttctttgtctatttccacctttctctctctccctttctttgtctatttcctcctctctctctccctttctttgtctatttcctcctctctctctcccttcctttgtctatttcctcctctctctccctttctttgtctatttcctcctctctctcccttcctttgtctatttcctcctctctctctctctcccttcctttgtctatttcctcctctctctccctttctttgtctatttcctcctctctctctccctttctttgtctatttccatctctctctctctccccttctttgtctatttcctcctctctctctccctttctttgtctatttccatctctctctctccccttcttcttctatttcctcctctctctccagtattCTCTAGTGCTGCTTCTTCCAGGTCTCCAACTCTCACATTGCATTTtttgaatgtttttatttgttttgttgtcTAAAGATGCTGCTTATTTCTTTCCTCCTCTGTCAATAAAACTGAAACGTTGTAAAGCTCCCAGACAGTTTCACATGAAATGTATCGGATGACAGCATTGTATACTCATAGAAGTGATGTCAAGCGTACTGTGTGCTAATAGACTCCCTGCTAGTACAACTGCACTTGGGTCATGTTCGCgatttaaaaacattttgcaacagaaaatgaaAATGTAGGGTTTGTTATTAGATAAGCCCTCTTTGTTCATGCTTTTTCCGTCCGTTGAATTCCATCGGGTGCCTATTGAACACAgctctgtttgttgttgttgtgtgcaaTCACCCTGAGATTAGTGTGACTTAGTTGTACAATCATTAGAAAGGCTTATTGAGGACCCCAAAACTTTAATTCTTAAATGCATTCATTTTAACGTGGTTTGTGAAATAAGCAGGGTACTGAGAGCCAGTCAAATATGAAGGATTGCAAACGTGCACAACGAGTTAAATGCTGTGTGAATTCCTGTGTGTGGGTCAATTCAATCCCTAAATCTTTGCTAATCAAATCTGGCACTAGAAGCTATGCATCTTTAAATAATAACCCCTTTCATCCCTTATTGGGATTTAGGTGGCTTTTTTATCCCCAATGATCAGTACTTATGTAATGAACCACAACAATCACAACAGTGATTTGGTGTTCTGAACTGACAATGAGAGGGACCTGCAGGGGGCGGTGCTGTCATTTTAGGTTCTAGTGCAGATATCACTGATCTAACACGGTAAGATTGGTGAAAGCAATGGAGTGGAAACCATGTCTTCACCAATCCACTCACTTACAGATCAGTGATTACCTCAAATAAGGGAGGAAGGTAGGAAGGATGCATTTTATAGATATCCGAACAGGGCCTAGGACTATTTCAATGGATCTGGAGGACATTAGTATGATGTATATACAGTCAATTCTGCCATCTAACCTCAGCCAGTAGAATGCATGTATTAGTGATATATTGTAACTAATACATCTCCTAGCAACACAACATTAAGGGCTAGTTTCCCAGACCTAGATTAAAGCTGGAATCCAGTTGAAACTGCCACGGCCGTTTGTGAtattacaacaaagaagttactgcaaacaacgaactcattcccccccccccccccttggacATCATTGCACATGTGATAGAACAGCAGTAATATGCACGTTTTGTATATTTATTTTCACCACGGCCACTGTTATTGGTTTTGTTTTGTTGTCGAAGCGGAGCGATGCTCCCCAGCTCTGCATCGGCGACAAAACAAAAACCAGAACAACGGCtggaggggcaggcagaaggcGCTGTTTCCCTTGCAGCAAATTTCACctttaagcctagtcctggaccaAAGGGCATGTTAAATAAAAGTGTTTCTTAGTGAGAAACTAGGCTTCATTTGTGTCTGGGGAAACCAGCCCTAAGTGAGTGTCTCCAAATGTTCTTCTGCTCCCTCTTGAAACTGTAGTACCAGTTAATTTCTTCCTTGCGATGCCTTGTGTTTTCACGAGGTGAAACATCTGGGCTGCAGAGAGTAGCTTTCTGTGTTTTCCAACCGGTACATTTTGATCAACCTTGATATAACTGGAATGTAGCGTGATCTGAGAGTGACACGTGACAAATATATTTCTTGAGAGACGCTGCAAAGGGTTCCGTCTCAAAGTAGAAAGACACGGGAACTTAAAACTAGGTTTGTACAACTCCAGTAACTTTCCCTAAAtttccaggttttccagaaatcctagtTGGAGGATTAC from Oncorhynchus clarkii lewisi isolate Uvic-CL-2024 chromosome 7, UVic_Ocla_1.0, whole genome shotgun sequence includes the following:
- the LOC139413867 gene encoding proto-oncogene tyrosine-protein kinase Src-like, with the translated sequence MGAGKSKPKEPGQRSLSLDGTIGTGSDSGHHHHLNSTQQTQTPNRSPAVGGARHGHHPGNAPTNTPELALFGGVDHTGSITSPHRGPLAGGVTTFVALYDYESRTASDLTFKKGERLQIINNTEGDWWLARSLTTGESGYIPSNYVAPSDSIQAEEWYFGKITRRDSERLLLSLQNRRGTFLVRESETTKGAYCLSVLDYDNTKGLNVKHYKIRKLDSGGFYITSRTQFSSLQQLVYHYHKHADGLCHCLTEVCPMLKPQTQGLARDAWEISRESLHLDLKLGQGCFGEVWMGTWNGTTRVAIKTLKTGTMSPEAFLQEAQVMKKLRHEKLVQLYAVVSEEPIYIVTEYMSQGSLLDFLKGDTGKLLRLPQLVDMASQIAAGMAYVERMNYVHRDLRAANILVGDNLACKVADFGLARLIEDNEYTARQGAKFPIKWTAPEAALYGRFTIKSDVWSFGVLLTELATKGRVPYPGMVNREVLDQVERGYRMPCPAECPASMHELMLTCWRKDAEERPTFEYLQGFLEDYFTSTEPQYQPGENL